From a single Arachis hypogaea cultivar Tifrunner chromosome 3, arahy.Tifrunner.gnm2.J5K5, whole genome shotgun sequence genomic region:
- the LOC112790795 gene encoding endoglucanase 6, with amino-acid sequence MEKLLKLISILAVFLHLCAYSAIGGHDYGQALSKSILFFEAQRSGVLPHNQRVSWRSHSGLQDGKASGVDLVGGYYDAGDNVKFGLPMAFTVTMMSWSIIEYGKQMAANGELGHAMEAVKWGTDYFIKAHPQPNVLYGEVGDGNSDHYCWQRPEDMTTDRHAYKVDPSNPGSDLAGETAAAMAAASIVFRHSNPSYSAELLRHAYQLFDFADKYRGKYDSSITVAQKYYRSISGYNDELLWAAAWLYQASNNQYYLDYLGRNGDSMGGTGWGMTEFGWDVKYAGVQTLVAKFLMQGKAGHNAALFEKYKQKAEYFMCSCLGKGSRNVQKTPGGLIFRQRWNNMQFVTSASFLATVYSDYLASSRGTLRCSSGSVAPAELLNLAKSQVDYILGDNPRATSYMVGYGSNFPQRTHHRGSSIVSIKVNPSFVSCRGGYATWFSSKKSDPNLLTGALVGGPDAYDNFADERDNYEQTEPATYNNAPLIGILARLSGGHGRYNQLLPVAVPAPKPVVTKPQPSSPVSPKLTPTPVSGAGPISIQQKMTTSWFAGGKTYYRYSTVVTNKSSKDLKSLNLSISKLYGPIWGLTKSGDSYTFPSWLPSLSAGKSLEFVYIHAASQADVSVANYSLA; translated from the exons ATGGAAAAGCTTCTGAAGCTGATTTCCATTTTGGCAGTGTTTCTGCATCTGTGTGCATATTCCGCCATTGGAGGGCATGACTATGGGCAAGCTCTGAGTAAGAGCATTCTGTTCTTTGAAGCTCAGAGATCTGGTGTTCTCCCCCATAACCAGAGAGTCAGTTGGAGATCCCATTCAGGTCTCCAAGACGGCAAGGCCAGCGGG GTGGATCTAGTAGGAGGGTACTATGATGCAGGGGACAATGTGAAGTTTGGGTTACCCATGGCATTTACTGTTACAATGATGTCGTGGAGCATCATTGAATATGGGAAGCAAATGGCTGCTAACGGAGAGCTTGGTCATGCCATGGAAGCTGTCAAATGGGGCACTGACTACTTCATCAAAGCCCATCCTCAACCCAATGTCCTCTATGGAGAG GTGGGAGACGGTAACAGCGACCACTACTGTTGGCAAAGACCTGAGGACATGACTACTGACCGTCACGCTTACAAGGTTGATCCCAGCAACCCTGGCTCAGATCTCGCTGGAGAAACTGCCGCTGCAATGGCTGCTGCTTCCATTGTTTTCCGCCACTCTAATCCTTCCTATTCCGCCGAGCTCCTCCGCCATGCCTATCAG CTATTTGATTTTGCGGATAAATACAGAGGTAAATATGACAGCAGTATTACAGTTGCACAGAAGTATTACAGATCCATCAGTGGCTACAAT GACGAGTTGCTCTGGGCTGCTGCATGGTTGTATCAAGCATCTAACAACCAATACTACTTGGATTACCTTGGTAGAAACGGTGATTCCATGGGTGGAACTGGTTGGGGCATGACTGAATTCGGTTGGGACGTTAAATATGCTGGGGTTCAAACACTAGTGGCCAAGTTCCTAATGCAAGGGAAAGCAGGTCACAATGCAGCATTGTTTGAAAAGTATAAACAGAAGGCTGAGTATTTCATGTGTTCATGCCTTGGAAAGGGTTCTCGCAACGTTCAGAAGACCCCTGGCGGTCTCATCTTCCGCCAGAGATGGAACAATATGCAGTTTGTGACAAGTGCATCTTTCTTAGCCACTGTCTACTCCGATTACCTTGCTTCGTCTCGTGGAACCTTGAGGTGTTCTTCTGGCAGTGTTGCTCCTGCTGAGCTTCTCAATCTTGCCAAGTCTCAGGTGGATTACATTCTTGGGGACAACCCAAGAGCCACCAGTTACATGGTGGGGTATGGAAGCAACTTCCCTCAGAGAACTCACCATAGAGGTTCATCCATTGTTTCCATCAAGGTTAACCCTTCATTTGTTAGTTGCCGTGGAGGCTATGCAACTTGGTTTAGCAGCAAGAAAAGCGACCCCAACCTACTCACCGGTGCTCTTGTTGGTGGTCCTGATGCATATGATAATTTTGCTGATGAAAGGGACAACTATGAGCAAACTGAGCCAGCAACCTACAACAATGCTCCTTTGATTGGTATTCTAGCAAGATTAAGTGGAGGTCATGGTCGCTATAACCAGCTCCTTCCAG TTGCTGTTCCAGCTCCCAAGCCTGTTGTCACCAAGCCCCAACCATCATCCCCTGTTAGTCCCAAGTTAACTCCTACTCCAG TTTCAGGAGCAGGTCCAATATCCATTCAACAGAAAATGACCACTTCATGGTTTGCCGGTGGAAAAACATACTACAGATACTCAACAGTGGTCACTAACAAATCCAGCAAGGATCTCAAGTCTCTCAATCTTTCAATTTCCAAGCTTTATGGTCCAATCTGGGGCCTCACTAAGTCTGGGGACTCGTACACTTTCCCATCGTGGCTTCCCTCATTATCAGCTGGTAAAAGCCTTGAGTTTGTCTACATTCATGCTGCCTCTCAAGCCGACGTCTCGGTTGCTAACTACTCGTTGGCCTGA
- the LOC140183532 gene encoding serine/threonine-protein phosphatase 7 long form homolog: MPFGECTVTLQDVAFQLGLPVDGEAVSGCLGEFETYMEGGRPAWEWFEDLFGERPPPNKVKQMTVHFTWFHERFRVLPPDASEETVRIYARAYIMMLLSTQLFGDKSANRVHIRWLPFVANLDDMGRYSWGSAALVWLYRCMCRVANRNVTNLAGPLQLLQSWIFWRFLSLRPAGFESAYLPPNDGKEQRVIRYRLALDRLTAHDIVWEPYSALDVLAVVHPEILTEEHSRMWRAVTTLIYFAIIEWHQVDRVVPQLGGVQHIPEDALNADWLHAKDGRGGDRWFPHYYRVWHEHWGNRLNAVISIERVADPGPSADYLDWWYREGQRFLSPGAAFADPRGTQIPPEAFQRGSSQVPRRS; the protein is encoded by the exons ATGCCTTTCGGAGAATGCACAGTGACATTGCAGGACGTGGCATTTCAGCTAGGGCTGCCTGTGGATGGAGAGGCTGTGAGTGGTTGCCTTGGTGAGTTTGAGACATACATGGAGGGTGGCCGACCAGCTTGGGAGTGGTTTGAGGACCTATTCGGTGAGCGGCCTCCACCGAATAAGGTCAAGCAGATGACAGTACACTTTACATGGTTTCACGAGAGGTTTAGGGTGCTACCACCAGATGCGAGCGAGGAGACTGTCCGCATCTACGCACGGGCCTACATCATGATGCTGTTATCGACTCAGTTATTTGGGGACAAGAGTGCGAACCGGGTACATATACGGTGGTTGCCATTTGTTGCAAACCTTGATGACATGGGCAGGTATAGCTGGGGGTCGGCCGCTTTGGTGTGGCTGTACCGATGCATGTGTCGGGTAGCGAACAGGAATGTGACTAATCTTGCGGGCCCGCTACAGTTGCTACAGAGTTGGATATTTTGGCGATTTCTGTCTTTGAGGCCGGCCGGGTTTGAG TCTGCCTACTTACCTCCTAACGATGGAAAGGAGCAGCGGGTCATTAGGTATCGGCTTGCGTTGGATCGATTGACCGCTCATGAT ATTGTATGGGAGCCCTACTCCGCGCTTGATGTACTTGCCGTGGTCCATCCAGAGATACTTACAGAGGAGCATAGTCGCATGTGGCGAGCCGTGACTACTTTGATATACTTTGCGATCATCGAGTGGCATCAGGTTGACAGGGTTGTTCCACAGTTGGGTGGAGTACAGCATATCCCCGAGGATGCTTTGAACGCAGACTGGCTACATGCTAAGGATGGTAGGGGAGGGGATAGGTGGTTTCCCCACTACTATCGGGTATGGCATGAGCACTGGGGGAACCGACTTAATGCAGTCATTTCCATTGAGCGAGTGGCAGATCCTGGCCCATCTGCTGATTACCTAGATTGGTGGTACCGCGAGGGTCAGCGGTTCCTTAGCCCGGGGGCTGCATTCGCGGATCCTAGAGGCACCCAAATACCTCCAGAGGCATTTCAGAGAGGATCCTCCCAGGTCCCACGCAGATCATAG